The region AGCCGGTGGGCTGCGTCGCGGACGGGCCGGACGACGAGCGTGATGAACAGGCGGCAGATCTCGTTGCAGGACAGCGGGATCAGGTCGTCCGGCGTGGGTCGGTGCGTGTGTTCGGCGGCGCGGACGACGGCGAGGAAGGCGTGGGCCAGCATCGCGAGGGTGACCCAGCGGGCCCACGAGGGGTAGCGGCGGACCTGGTGCTCATCCAGCCCGGCCAGTCCCTTCTCACTCTGGAAGGTCTCCTCCACCCGCCATCTGGAACCTGCGACCTTGACCAGGGTGGCCAGGGATGCCGGCATGGTGGAGTGACAGCGGTAGTAGGCGAGTTCACCGGTGCTGCGGTTGCGGCGGATCAGCAGCTGGTGGCGGCCCGGGGCCGGCTCGGCGAGGTCGACGACGGCCCAGTCGTAGAACCGCTGCCCCTTCGCACCGCGCCCGGCCGAGAGCTTCTGCCAGGCCCGCTTCGGCACCTTCTTCACCAGGGCATCGGCGCGGAATTTGCCTGCACCAGTGGGCACTTCGGTCGAGCAGGCCACCGCGAGGACATAGCCGATGCCGCGCTCCTCCAGAGCCGTACGGAGTCTTGGGTTTCCTCCGTAAACCTCGTCCCCGGCGACCCAGCCGACGTGGTGTCCGGCGTCGAGGAACCGTTCGATCATCGTGCGGGCCAGGTCCGGCTTGGTCGCGAAGACGGTGTCCTCGCCCAGCCCCGCGGCCCGGCAGCGGTCCGGGTCGCACGTCCAGGAGCGCGGGATGTACAGCTCCCGGTCCACCGCCGCGTGCCCGCGCATCCCGGCGTAGACCAGGTAGACCGCGACCTGGGAGTTCTCGATCCGTCCAGCCGTGCCGGTGTACTGGCGCTGGACGCCGACGGTATGGGTGCCCTTCTTCACGTCGCCGGTCTCGTCGACGACCAGCACCGCGGCCTCGTCGTGGAGATGCTCGACGACGTATTCGCGCACGTCGTCACGGACCGCATCGGCGTCCCATTTGGCCCGGCCGAGCAGGTGCTGCATGCCATGTGGGCTGGCCTCCCCGACCCACTCCGCGATGGTCCAGCAGTTCTTGCGCGGCCGGTCGGACAACAGTCCCAGCACCAACCGCCCGGCCCGCAGGCGGGGTTCGACCCGGGCGAACCGGGCAGCGATCCGGCCCGTGGCCACCTCGAACGCCTCCCGCCAGCGGGCGGGATCTATGCTGTGACCTGCGGCCACCGTCTCTTCGTAAGTCCACACAACTCACGATGGTCAACGGTGGCCGCACCTGTCTTCGCACCCGCCCCAGCCCAGCGAGATCACGACCTACGAGCGTGGGGTGAGCAACTCCGCCAGGCGGTCGGCGAATTCGGTGAGCCAGTCCAACTGTGGTCCGCTGCGAGCGATGCGGAATCCGTGGCGACGGCCCCAGAACGCAGCCTGGACGGCATGGAACTGGGCCCACCGCTGGACGCGTTCGCGATCGACTTCCGCGGCCTCGGCGAAGACGTCCAGGGTGCGGTGGACCGCCTTGCACAGGTCGTCCGCGTCGAGGAGCGTCAACGCGCGTGACTTGAGCAGCGTGCCGCCGTCGTAAGCGGGATCTCCTGCATATCCCTTGGGGTCGACGGCCAGCCATGGCTCACGGTCGGCGCGCAGGATGTTCCTGGCGTGGAGGTCACCGTGGATGAGGGTGTCCGGCTGGACGCGGCCTAGCTCGCGGACGGTCGCCGCGGCGGCGTCCACCACGTAGCGCGACAGTGCGTGCGTGAGCTCCTCAGCGTCCTTGCGCAGCTGCTCCTCCCAGACATTGGCCTGCTCCCTCAGCCGGGGCAGGCCCGGGGGCGCGGGAATGGCCAGCCGGCGACTGATCCGCCCCGCGACCGTCACAACCTCGTCGCCGTCTTCGACTCCGGCCAGGGTTGACGCCTGGACCCGCTCAAGAAGCATCGCGAACCGCTCATCGTCGCGCTCGTGCAGCAAGACCGCTCCGCGCCCGCCCCACGCCGCGAAAGCCTCGGGCTCGTGGACGTTGCCGGGGTGCGGAAACGACACCTTCAGCACAGCAGTACCTTCGGCCCGCTGCCGCACGGGGATGATCACCCCGACGCCTCCGTGCATGAGCTTCCCGTCCGGCACGCACTCCCAGCGCCCCAGCAGCTCTTCCACGATCCTGGCCAGTTCGCCGAGCCACGCCGCTCCGGGCTCTCCTTCGCGCTCAATGGTGCTCTGCGCGAACGCCTCTGGTATCTCGATCACTCGGGCACCTTACGCGTCGGCCTGACGCCGCCATCAAGCCTGAGCCAGCTACTTCTGCCGCCAGGCAGCGCCCCGACCATGAAGATCACGATCTACAGCTGGAGTACTAAGGAGCATTTCCCAACCTTTGAGCAAGCAATGCGTCTTTCTCTTCCTCGGTCATGAAAGTCAGATTGTACAAATGCTCAACCGTCGCCACGAAGCCGACCTTCAACTTTTTCGAGATGAACGTTATTCCCTCGGAGGAGTTGATTGGATCTGGGCAAGCGGAAATTGCGCTTTGGACGAGCGGGGGAGGCATTAGGAACATCGCAGCGAATGCGTTGGCGCGACGCTCAATTCCGGCTGGTGCCCATGGGCCGCTGGCGATTGCCAGTCGTTGCCCGTGCGCTCGATCATAAAGCAAGTGGCAGAGCTCATGGGCAAGCGAAAAACGTTGAACACTGTGCGATTTCCCGCGAATGTACGCAGTATTCAGCGCGATTGTTGGAATGTGCTGCGGGCCAACTAGACTACATGCTCGAATCGTCATGTCATCTAGACGAATCGACTTCCGGCTGATTCCGAGCCGCTCGACGAACGAGTCAATGTCAACGTATTCGCTGGGCCGAATTACGTCATGTAGGGCTTCGGCTAGCTCGTACCCTTGTTCCCATGGTGGAGAATGCAGACCGACGGGTTGATCATCTGCATACTCCAAGAGCCGAGAATATGCTTCGCCTTGCGCATCGTATTGATCCACGAGGAGACGGGCCAGTCCCTGTACATCGGGTTCGGAGACGTTGGGAGCGACGCTTCCAAAGAGCATAGCCGCCTGGCAGGAGCCGCTGACAACAAGCGAGTTGGTCGTTCCCGGCGTGAGTGCCGCGATGGCAGCAGCAGGGTTAATGTCTGTCAAAGTATTTCGAATCTTTTCCCACGAGATAGAGACTCTCCCCCCGATCTCACTCACCATTTGACCGACGCTAGAAGGACGTAGCCCAGCTAGCCAGGCGAGCCGAGATTGATCCTGTCCTGTGTCTAGCAGGCTATCTAGCGCTTCCCTCATCTTCCGAATCCGTGCGCTCTCCGGATGTAGTGAGGTAAGATGTTCAACGGCTGCGAGCGTGACTTCAAATAGAGACTTGGCGACCTGGTCTGGTGAGACTGTAGCGGCTCCGTTGTTAGAGCTGTATTTGAAGCCAATTGGCGAACCGGCGAGAGGTTCGTCGTCCCAACTGATCTCGATGGAATCGCGCAACCTTCGAATCACAGCATTCGGGAACATGCCACCGGCGCGGGCGGCGCGAAGTGAATGACGCTGGCGCCATTCAAACCATTCTTCTTCCCAAGGGAGGATCTCGTCTTCGCTTGCAAGTGGAGGAGCGATCCGCGTTCTGCTCAGTGAGGCGACAGCTGTTTCACCTGCATTCCGATTGGGGAGGCGTTCTTCATGAAGCAAAGGGTTCCAATTGCCTGCGACCCACTCGAGGAATGGTAGAAGATACCAATGAGATGCTTGTAGGACCTCGCCTTGATCGACGTGCGCACACAGGTTTTGCCCGGCAACCCAGATTTGCAGGGCACCCCACGTCGCGCTCTCATCAGGCTCAGCTCCGACCCCGTGATCTGGATCGGGCATGAATGAGAGGCGAACGGCAAAGGTATCTGTCGACCCGCTAAACCGTTCCCAGGTCACAGCCATCTTTAGTCTCGCCTCCTCATTGCTCTGCGGACAGTCCTACGTTCGACCTTTGCTTCTGACACCCACTTCGAGACCAGCTTTGGTGGTACTTCCTCCCATCCGACAGGGTATCCGTGCCAGGCGTTTCGATTCGAATCATGACATTGAGCCGCGTACGCCTGTTCACCATCGGTTGCGTAGCGCCGGTTGTCTACTTGGTCGCTCAGCGGAAGTAGACCGGGGCCGCTGGCGCCGGGAGGGCATATCGAGCCATGTCTCCCCGGCTGTGGAATCGGCTTGTGCTTCGGGTTCGGCTCGTACACCGGCTCGGGCGCTTCGTCACCATCTTCGAGTTGCCCGGGCATGCTGCACCCCTCACTCTTTCGAAACCGCACAGCCGATCACGACCTTCGTAGCATGGCAGAGCAAGTAGTGTCTGGACAGGCCGATCAGAGTCGTAAGCTTCGAGCCGGTCACCTAGTAGTCCAACAGGACTTCGGTGTTTTTCCTGCTCAGAGGCTCGCGTGGTGAGTGTAGTGGGCGGATCGCGGATCAGGGGGATCTTGATGGGACCGCCCTCCGGACGGGTGCGGCCCACGCTCATAGAGGCAACGACGGGCGACAGCTTGTCGGCGTCAGCCAGGTGGACCAGTTCAGCGCGCGAGCACAGAGGCGGTCGCGGGCCGCAGGTGCAGCCAACTGCCAAGAGACGCCGGATCTCCGCGACGGTAAGGTCGACCAGGGTGCCGGAACCATTTCCGCCGCCTCCTTGGACGCCGCGGCAGCTGCCAGCGTCGCCAGGATGTATGCGCGAGCCTGGCGAGGGTGATGTGCCGCAACCAGCCGGTGTAACAGCGGACCCCGTACTGATCCAGGCCGGCAACGTCCAGACCTATGGCAAGGTCGATGAACGCAGCGGGTCATGGCCTCAGTTCTGGTCTCATTCGCGTCCGTCCAGGCCCGTCCCCACGGCGCCGACCTGAACGCTCCACCGCAGGTCATGACCCCCACGGCCCCCGCCGGACCCCCCGTACGAACAGCTGGAAAGCGTGTTGGGGGCAACCCTCACGAGTTCGAATCTCGTATCCTCCGCACTCCGCCTTACCAGTTGAAACGGGGTGTCGAACCGCTCCTGCGGTTCGCCCCCCCGCCATGGTGTGGATTGCCGGTTGGGTTGCATTTATGTCGCCGTAATTAAGGCATTCAGGGCCAACATCTTTATCCCCGGCCTCGATATCACACAAGCTGTGGCCGCAGGGTGGACCAGTCGTCCAGTCGCGCGGCCAGCAGTGGGTCCCGAAGGCGGCTGCGGTGTTGCTCCGCGGCCCGGATGAGGTTCCTGGCGTGGCGTGAGCGGAGCAGCTCGGCGCGGGAGCAGGAGTGGAGGTCGTGGCGGCGGGCGAGATCCGCCGCCGTGCCAGGGATCGCTTCCAGGCAGTCGCGGACCAGAGTGTCGGCCTCCGGGAGCACGGTCCGGTCGGGCAGCAAGGGGTACCGGTCATGGAGCGCCGCGACGAACCAGGCGCGCGATTCCACCGTCGCCGCGGTGGTGAACAGCCCCTGCCGCTCGCCCTGGTCGAGGAGCCAGAGTTTGAGTTCAATCCAGGAAACCTGGCTCTCCCGCTGCTGGGCGATGCGGAAGTCGATGACTTGCAGGTGATAGAGCCACCAGTTGGTCCGTCCCGCTTCCGGCGCGGGTCCGCGACGGGCGAGCCAGTCCAACCGCTCCTCCGGGGTGGCCCTGAGTAGGTGGTCGAGACGGTCCAGCGCCGGGCTGCGACTGGTAAAGCCTTGGGAGCGTACGACTGCTTGCCCAACGGTGAGCGGTGCTCCGATCCGGTAGACGGGCAGGTCATCTGTGCTTGAGGACAGAATGTTCCTTCGCGGGCCGGTCAGGACGGAGACCTCGCTTTCGGGCTGCCACAGCTCACGGAAGTCCGGATCGGCGCCGGGGACATCCCGCAGCGGCCACCGCTCGGCATCCAGCAGCGCCCTCAGCTCCTCGAGGCGGGGCGGCGCGGAGGGGAACATGCCGTAGGCCGCCCTGATCGCAGGGCTGACCGCTTCCGCGCCGGCCGTCTCCAGCCGGTGGACCTGAACGGCGAAACCCACTCCCCGCCACGTCCGGTCGGCCCGCCGACGCTCCCACGTGAACTCGATCAGCCCGAAATCCCAGATCATCGCACCGCGCGACCGGTACTCACCGAAGTCCGTTCCCAGCACGGCAGTCACCTGCTCCGGCGTGCTGTGCGCATCGAGGCCCAGAACGGCGCCCGAGCAAAGCACATCGGCGTAGAACTCAACATCGCTCACCGGCCGCATTCTCCCCTCACCTGCCGCCGGAGCCGTCGGGATGTTCGTCGTCCAGCGGACGTCATAGGGACGTGGCGCCGATGCAGGACGCGAGTGCCCCGGTCAACGGGTAGCGGCGTTCGACCGGCAACAGCCGTGCGGCCTCCGCCGTCAGACCGTCACCGGTCAATGCGCGGACCGCATGGCTGAGTTCGGTGACGTCGTCGATGCCCACGACCCACTCGTCGACGTAGCGGTGAACGGCCTCGCCGCGCAGGCCGATCTGGAGGGAACGATCCGGCATCGGCTGCATTCGGAGGTCCCGCTCCGGGTCCCACTGGATGCGCACGGAACTGCGGCGCATCTCGCGTTTCCACTCGTCGCGGGACGTGTGCACCCGGCCGTCGTACCCGGACAACACGCTGTGGGCGAGAGCCCACTCGAACCCCTCTCGGCGGATCCGAATTGCCAGCACCCGCTCCTGCCCCACCGCCGAACCCCAGGAACTGCGGTACATCATCCACAGGAACGAGGGCTTTATCCACGTCATCCGCCCGCGGTCGTAGCCATCGGAAAACCGTCCCGCGGCAGCCGCCGGGTAGGCAATCTCCGGCGAATAAGCCTGGCAGACCGTGATCGTCTCGGCGGAATAGAGGGCGCGGATCTCGCGCGTCACGACAGACACAGGTGCCATGCTCGCCATCGATGCCGTCACGGGCCACCGGGTTTTCACCGCCGGGCCGGCGCTCATGATCGTGGTCTCCGGCTCGGCTACGGTGATGCGGTCGACGATCACGGGTGGCTGACGCCAACGCCGGAACGCGGGCTGGCCGAGCGGCTTGTGGCGTCGGTGACCGCCAGGGACGCCGGCGCGGTCACAGCTCTTCTCGAAGCCGGGCGCCGACCCCGATACCCCGGGTACGCCTCGTCAACGACGACCGGTAGTCGGACGTCGAGGAGGTCTCCCTCGGCGGGCGCAGCGTCCGCGCCGACACAGCGCGATCCAATTGAAGACCTCCGGCCCGCCTCTGAGCCCCTCCACCCATCCGGTATCGCTGAGGGTACGGACGGAAGGGTTGCAGTTCGGGTTGCATTCACCTCCGTTCAGCGACGTCCGTTAATCGTCGGAGACGCACATCGGCACAGGTCAGGATGCTCACGAACCCGCCAGAACCCCAGGACGGGCAGTTGGAAAGCGTGTTGGGGGCAACCCCTCACGAGTTCGAATCTCGTATCCTCCGCCAGTGCCTCACCGGGCACGACTCGTAGGGCCCCGCAGCTTGCTGCGGGGCCCTACGACGTGCGTGGTTGCAGTTGCGGCCTCACCGGTCGGCAAGGCGATGGTCTCAACCGCAAGCCGCAAGC is a window of Streptomyces sp. NBC_01477 DNA encoding:
- a CDS encoding DUF4291 domain-containing protein, producing MAPVSVVTREIRALYSAETITVCQAYSPEIAYPAAAAGRFSDGYDRGRMTWIKPSFLWMMYRSSWGSAVGQERVLAIRIRREGFEWALAHSVLSGYDGRVHTSRDEWKREMRRSSVRIQWDPERDLRMQPMPDRSLQIGLRGEAVHRYVDEWVVGIDDVTELSHAVRALTGDGLTAEAARLLPVERRYPLTGALASCIGATSL
- a CDS encoding ImmA/IrrE family metallo-endopeptidase; this encodes MAVTWERFSGSTDTFAVRLSFMPDPDHGVGAEPDESATWGALQIWVAGQNLCAHVDQGEVLQASHWYLLPFLEWVAGNWNPLLHEERLPNRNAGETAVASLSRTRIAPPLASEDEILPWEEEWFEWRQRHSLRAARAGGMFPNAVIRRLRDSIEISWDDEPLAGSPIGFKYSSNNGAATVSPDQVAKSLFEVTLAAVEHLTSLHPESARIRKMREALDSLLDTGQDQSRLAWLAGLRPSSVGQMVSEIGGRVSISWEKIRNTLTDINPAAAIAALTPGTTNSLVVSGSCQAAMLFGSVAPNVSEPDVQGLARLLVDQYDAQGEAYSRLLEYADDQPVGLHSPPWEQGYELAEALHDVIRPSEYVDIDSFVERLGISRKSIRLDDMTIRACSLVGPQHIPTIALNTAYIRGKSHSVQRFSLAHELCHLLYDRAHGQRLAIASGPWAPAGIERRANAFAAMFLMPPPLVQSAISACPDPINSSEGITFISKKLKVGFVATVEHLYNLTFMTEEEKDALLAQRLGNAP
- a CDS encoding IS701 family transposase, which produces MDPARWREAFEVATGRIAARFARVEPRLRAGRLVLGLLSDRPRKNCWTIAEWVGEASPHGMQHLLGRAKWDADAVRDDVREYVVEHLHDEAAVLVVDETGDVKKGTHTVGVQRQYTGTAGRIENSQVAVYLVYAGMRGHAAVDRELYIPRSWTCDPDRCRAAGLGEDTVFATKPDLARTMIERFLDAGHHVGWVAGDEVYGGNPRLRTALEERGIGYVLAVACSTEVPTGAGKFRADALVKKVPKRAWQKLSAGRGAKGQRFYDWAVVDLAEPAPGRHQLLIRRNRSTGELAYYRCHSTMPASLATLVKVAGSRWRVEETFQSEKGLAGLDEHQVRRYPSWARWVTLAMLAHAFLAVVRAAEHTHRPTPDDLIPLSCNEICRLFITLVVRPVRDAAHRLAWSDWRRRHQARSRTSHYRRQATSQT
- a CDS encoding aminoglycoside phosphotransferase family protein, with protein sequence MIEIPEAFAQSTIEREGEPGAAWLGELARIVEELLGRWECVPDGKLMHGGVGVIIPVRQRAEGTAVLKVSFPHPGNVHEPEAFAAWGGRGAVLLHERDDERFAMLLERVQASTLAGVEDGDEVVTVAGRISRRLAIPAPPGLPRLREQANVWEEQLRKDAEELTHALSRYVVDAAAATVRELGRVQPDTLIHGDLHARNILRADREPWLAVDPKGYAGDPAYDGGTLLKSRALTLLDADDLCKAVHRTLDVFAEAAEVDRERVQRWAQFHAVQAAFWGRRHGFRIARSGPQLDWLTEFADRLAELLTPRS